Proteins encoded within one genomic window of Panicum virgatum strain AP13 chromosome 1N, P.virgatum_v5, whole genome shotgun sequence:
- the LOC120653251 gene encoding leucine-rich repeat receptor protein kinase MSP1-like: protein MEWQGRRRLGPVAGVGAKRAPPRPELQGIRRLGPAAGAGAKRAPPRPKLQGRWVARRTEREWARRASEAGDASWLFVTEHPIARVLKLNLIHCCGAQGQAIMVWKNSVSLFILFVCFIATSAFAESDINNLYALRHAVSESKGFLRNWFNSETHPCNWTGITCEGRRTVVAIELSSVPLRVPFPLCIMTFRSLGCLDLSRCDLSGMIPEALRDLQNLQYLDLSNNELTGPIPFSLYDLKMLKEIELDGNRLSGQLSPAIAHLQNLTKLLISNNNISGELPPELGSLKNLEVLGFNQNRFNGSIPESFGNLTRLFHLDASKNKLTGSIFPGISALQNMQTLDFSSNSLVGPIPNEITHLKMLEHLSLGFNNFTGGIPKDIGNMKHLQKLSLCQCNLSGTIPWSIGSLRSLNQLDISGNYFNSELPASVGDLGNLTTLIARNAKLIGSIPKELGNCKKLNGLDLSFNGFTGCIPEELAGLEGIARFEAEENRLSGPISDWLQKWGNVVSVNLANNKFDGSIRPTVCKAKLLQTLDLHCNNLTGSIEEAFKGCKNLVHLDLQGNNFNGGIPEYLAELPLKTLDLSYNRFTGVLPCKLFESSTLLAMNLNNNMLTGHIPDNIGKLHNLQRLKMGSNCLEGPIPKAVGALENVTEISLNGNRLSGSIPQELFNCRNLVMLNLSSNNLNGHIPRSISQLTSLTCLVLSHNQLSGSIPAEICGGFTNPSHPDSEYVQHHGLLDLSYNWLTGRIPPAIKNCIILEELHLQGNLLNGSIPAELGELKNIRIVDLSFNALAGPMFSWSAPLLTLQGLFLSNNHLTGNIPAEMGRILPNIAVLNLSSNAFMSSLPQSLLCSKTLNRLDVSNNNLSGKIPLSCTGYEEPSSILIFLNASSNHFSGSLDESISKFRQLSYLDIHNNSLTGNLPSALSNLSFLGYLDISKNNFSGAIPCGICNIPNISLVNFSGNNDGMHCLSDCAASGICAVDSVNCKGAHSPYVILRVVAICVTVTIVTVVLLVLFLRWKLLRNRPLPLVPVTASQSRVTIESSSREPLSINLATFEHALLRFTIDDILKATDNFNAVHVIGHGGFGTVYGVALPEGQRVAIKRLYGSHQFLGDRQFLAEMETIGKVKHQNLVPLLGYCARGDERFLIYEHMHHGSLEMWLRDRENSTPKAIGWPDRLRICLGSARGLMFLHHGFVPHVIHRDMKSSNILLDENMEPKISDFGLARIISAYDTHVSTIVAGTLGYIPPEYALTMKCTAKGDVYSFGVVMLEVLTGRPPTGEEVEEGGGNLIDWVRWMIAQGREGELFDPSLPVSGLWREQMVRVLAVALECTADEPWKRPTMPDVVKGLKMAQLMKPEPHDLQVQGHVVQT, encoded by the exons ATGGAGTggcaggggaggaggcggcTTGGCCCGGTGGCCGGAGTAGGAGCgaagcgggcgccgccgcggccggagcTGCAGGGGATTAGGCGGCttggccccgcggccggagcgggagcgaagcgggcgccgccgcggccgaagCTGCAGGGGAGGTGGGTGGCGCGGCGGACGGAGCGGGAATgggcgcggcgggcgagcgAGGCAGGGGATGCGAGCTG GTTGTTCGTGACAGAACATCCTATTGCTCGAGTTCTGAAGCTGAACCTTATACATTGCTGTGGAGCTCAGGGGCAGGCAATCATGGTTTGGAAG AATAGTGTCAGCTTGTTCATCCTATTCGTCTGCTTCATTGCTACCTCTGCTTTCGCTGAATCTGATATAAACAATCTATATGCTCTGAGGCACGCAGTCTCTGAATCAAAAGGCTTCCTTCGGAACTGGTTTAATTCAGAAACTCATCCATGCAACTGGACGGGTATAACTTGTGAAGGACGGCGCACTGTTGTGGCCATAGAACTGTCATCTGTGCCACTCCGTGTCCCTTTTCCATTATGCATCATGACATTCCGGTCACTTGGTTGCCTCGACCTAAGTAGGTGTGATTTATCTGGTATGATTCCAGAAGCTTTGAGAGATTTGCAGAATCTCCAGTACCTGGACTTGAGCAATAACGAGCTAACTGGGCCCATACCTTTCTCGTTATATGATTTGAAGATGCTGAAGGAAATAGAGCTAGATGGAAACAGATTATCTGGACAATTGAGCCCTGCCATTGCTCATCTTCAGAACCTCACTAAGTTATTGATATCCAATAACAACATCTCTGGAGAACTTCCTCCGGAGCTGGGCAGTCTGAAGAACCTAGAGGTCCTGGGCTTTAACCAGAACAGATTCAATGGATCGATACCAGAATCTTTTGGCAACCTGACTCGGCTCTTCCACCTTGATGCAAGCAAGAATAAGCTCACTGGATCAATATTTCCTGGAATAAGTGCTTTGCAGAACATGCAGACACTTGATTTCTCTTCAAATAGTTTGGTGGGCCCAATACCTAATGAGATCACTCATCTGAAAATGCTTGAGCATTTATCTTTGGGGTTCAACAATTTCACTGGAGGGATTCCAAAAGATATTGGTAACATGAAGCACCTACAGAAACTCTCTCTGTGTCAATGCAACTTATCAGGCACCATCCCTTGGTCAATTGGTAGTCTTAGAAGCTTAAATCAACTTGATATATCAGGCAATTACTTCAATTCGGAACTCCCAGCGTCTGTTGGTGATCTGGGGAATCTAACCACCCTGATTGCAAGGAATGCAAAGCTCATAGGGAGCATACCCAAAGAACTTGGTAACTGCAAGAAGCTTAATGGTCTAGATCTGTCGTTTAATGGCTTTACTGGCTGCATTCCTGAAGAGCTTGCAGGCTTAGAAGGTATTGCCCGTTTTGAAGCAGAAGAAAACAGATTGTCCGGTCCTATTAGTGATTGGCTTCAAAAATGGGGAAATGTTGTTTCTGTAAACCTGGCAAACAACAAGTTCGATGGTTCTATACGTCCCACCGTATGTAAAGCCAAGTTACTGCAGACACTCGACTTGCATTGTAACAATCTCACGGGGAGTATCGAGGAGGCATTCAAGGGATGCAAGAACCTGGTTCATCTCGATTTGCAAGGTAACAATTTCAATGGTGGGATACCCGAATACCTGGCTGAGCTACCGCTCAAAACATTGGATTTGTCTTACAACAGATTTACAGGAGTGTTGCCTTGCAAGTTGTTTGAGTCTTCAACCCTTTTGGCAATGAACCTCAACAATAATATGCTTACTGGCCATATCCCTGACAACATTGGCAAACTCCACAACTTGCAGAGGTTGAAAATGGGCAGTAACTGCTTGGAAGGACCTATCCCAAAGGCAGTCGGTGCACTAGAGAATGTGACAGAAATATCTCTTAATGGGAATAGACTGTCTGGGAGCATTCCGCAAGAGCTCTTCAACTGCAGAAACCTAGTCATGCTAAATCTGAGCTCTAATAATCTGAACGGACACATCCCGAGATCCATATCGCAGTTGACTTCGCTCACTTGCTTGGTTTTGTCTCACAACCAGCTCTCTGGTTCTATTCCTGCTGAGATATGTGGGGGATTCACGAACCCATCTCATCCTGACTCAGAGTATGTTCAACATCACGGCTTACTTGATCTGTCATATAACTGGTTGACTGGTCGTATCCCACCAGCGATCAAGAATTGTATTATTCTGGAGGAGCTACACCTGCAAGGTAATTTGCTGAATGGATCTATTCCTGCAGAGCTTGGTGAGCTGAAGAATATTAGAATTGTTGATCTCTCTTTTAATGCATTAGCTGGACCTATGTTTTCTTGGTCTGCACCATTGCTCACCTTGCAAGGCCTTTTTCTCTCAAATAACCACCTAACTGGTAATATTCCTGCTGAGATGGGCCGCATTCTTCCCAACATTGCTGTTCTAAACTTGTCTAGTAATGCATTTATGTCTTCTCTACCCCAATCTTTACTATGCAGCAAGACCCTGAACCGTCTAGATGTCAGTAACAATAACCTGTCTGGTAAAATCCCGTTATCTTGTACTGGCTATGAAGAACCATCAAGCATACTGATCTTCTTAAATGCAAGCAGTAACCATTTCTCAGGGAGCCTAGATGAGTCTATCTCAAAATTCAGGCAACTGTCTTATCTCGATATCCACAACAATAGCCTCACTGGAAATTTGCCATCAGCATTGTCCAATCTCAGTTTTTTGGGCTATCTTGATATCTCAAAGAATAATTTCAGTGGTGCCATCCCTTGTGGTATATGCAATATACCAAACATCTCTTTGGTCAATTTCTCTGGCAACAATGATGGCATGCATTGCTTATCAGATTGTGCTGCATCAggcatttgtgctgttgatagTGTCAACTGTAAGGGGGCCCATAGCCCTTATGTAATTCTAAGAGTAGTGGCCATTTGTGTCACTGTCACCATTGTCACTGTGGTTCTTCTGGTGCTTTTTCTGAGATGGAAGCTGTTGAGAAACAGGCCATTGCCCCTAGTACCTGTCACTGCCAGTCAATCCAGGGTTACAATCGAGTCAAGCTCAAGGGAACCTCTGAGCATCAATCTTGCTACATTTGAGCATGCACTGCTGAGGTTTACCATAGATGATATCCTGAAAGCTACCGATAATTTCAATGCAGTGCACGTCATAGGCCATGGTGGCTTTGGAACTGTCTATGGGGTAGCGCTCCCTGAAGGCCAGAGAGTTGCGATAAAGAGGCTATATGGTAGCCACCAGTTCCTTGGTGACCGTCAATTCCTTGCTGAGATGGAGACCATTGGAAAGGTGAAGCATCAGAACCTTGTTCCCCTACTTGGCTACTGTGCTCGTGGTGATGAGCGTTTCCTAATCTATGAACACATGCATCATGGGAGCCTTGAGATGTGGCTGAGGGACCGAGAAAATAGTACTCCTAAAGCAATTGGATGGCCTGACCGTCTCAGGATCTGCCTTGGTTCTGCCCGCGGGCTCATGTTCCTCCATCATGGCTTTGTTCCCCATGTCATCCATCGGGACATGAAGTCGAGCAACATTCTATTGGATGAGAACATGGAACCGAAGATCTCTGACTTTGGCCTTGCAAGAATAATCAGTGCGTATGATACTCATGTTAGCACCATCGTTGCTGGCACGCTTGGCTACATTCCCCCAGAATATGCACTGACAATGAAATGCACTGCCAAGGGGGATGTCTACAGCTTTGGTGTTGTCATGCTGGAGGTGCTCACCGGGCGGCCACCTACGGGGGAAGAGGTGGAAGAAGGGGGTGGGAATCTTATTGACTGGGTGCGGTGGATGATTGCCCAGGGCCGGGAGGGTGAGTTGTTTGATCCTTCCTTACCAGTTTCAGGTCTGTGGCGGGAACAGATGGTGCGTGTACTTGCTGTTGCTCTGGAATGCACTGCTGATGAGCCATGGAAGAGGCCGACCATGCCAGATGTAGTGAAGGGCCTCAAGATGGCTCAGCTGATGAAACCTGAACCTCACGACCTCCAGGTCCAGGGACATGTGGTCCAGACATGA